The proteins below come from a single Plantactinospora sp. KBS50 genomic window:
- a CDS encoding signal peptidase I, producing MSEGVYVGDAAVDAPGDRGWLLGHFKPAGDLRHSDEVEIKWGMHPPGDRRAAWVRGEARRALLILVSGRFRMEFPGRQVVLSKPGQYVVWGRGVDHSWYAEQESVVLTVRWPSVPGYAVPDATAAGTAADPAVAAGRAGADPAAAAGTGADPAGPAQAH from the coding sequence ATGAGCGAGGGCGTGTACGTGGGTGACGCGGCGGTGGACGCCCCGGGCGACCGTGGCTGGCTGCTGGGTCATTTCAAGCCCGCGGGCGATCTTCGGCACAGCGACGAGGTCGAGATCAAGTGGGGGATGCACCCGCCCGGCGACCGGCGCGCCGCCTGGGTGCGCGGCGAGGCCCGGCGCGCGCTGCTGATCCTGGTCAGTGGCCGGTTCCGGATGGAGTTCCCGGGCCGGCAGGTGGTGCTGTCCAAGCCGGGACAGTACGTGGTCTGGGGACGCGGGGTGGACCACTCCTGGTACGCCGAACAGGAGTCGGTGGTGCTGACCGTGCGCTGGCCGTCCGTGCCCGGGTACGCGGTCCCGGACGCCACGGCAGCCGGCACCGCGGCGGACCCGGCCGTGGCAGCCGGTCGGGCCGGGGCGGACCCGGCCGCGGCAGCCGGCACCGGGGCGGATCCCGCCGGGCCGGCGCAGGCGCACTAG
- a CDS encoding APC family permease produces MATTATPEGSETHRRPRLRRDIGMIGLLFTAVGSIIGSGWLFGAMNAAQIAGPAAVFSWLIAGIMIMLIGLTYAELGTMFPVSGGVVRFPHYAFGGFASYLMGWITWLAAAVVAPIEVEGTLQYATRYYPFTDEHEVAGKTVHTLTAAGYVAAVILMALFCVVNVIGVRFFTRLNNVIVWWKLAIIVLVVVAFLVTAFHGVNFTSHGFAPSGQHGIFTAIATAGITFSFLGFRQGIELAGESSNPRRNVPFAVIGSVLLTMVIYIALQIAFIAAVPEDTLGSSGSWAALTFKDAFGPLAAIASILGLTWLAVLLYADAIVSPGDTGLIYTAITSRLGYAMAHNGNAPKSIAKLTRTGVPWVATVVAFVVGLVIFLPFPSWQQLVGLVTGATVLSFGSGPLVFAALRRELPEHPRAFRLPGGDTIPFLAFFSSNMIVFWAGWGTNWKLFVGVLIGLVLLGAFRLTGSVHLPHMNWRAGVWTVPWLAGLALISYLSSYEGIGVIGLGWGFVVNLGFSAAIYLMALRTRLPGERVREIIDTTPHDEQPHS; encoded by the coding sequence ATGGCGACCACGGCGACCCCCGAAGGCTCGGAAACCCACCGACGGCCCCGGCTGCGGCGCGACATCGGGATGATCGGGCTGCTGTTCACCGCGGTCGGCTCGATCATCGGCTCGGGCTGGTTGTTCGGGGCGATGAACGCCGCCCAGATCGCCGGCCCCGCGGCGGTCTTCTCCTGGCTCATCGCCGGCATCATGATCATGCTGATCGGGCTGACCTACGCCGAGCTTGGCACCATGTTTCCGGTCTCCGGCGGCGTCGTGCGGTTTCCGCACTACGCCTTCGGCGGGTTCGCCAGCTACCTGATGGGCTGGATCACCTGGCTGGCCGCGGCCGTGGTGGCGCCGATCGAGGTCGAGGGCACCCTCCAGTACGCGACCCGCTACTACCCGTTCACCGACGAGCACGAGGTGGCCGGCAAGACCGTACACACCCTCACCGCGGCCGGGTACGTCGCCGCGGTGATCCTGATGGCGCTGTTCTGCGTCGTCAACGTGATCGGGGTGCGCTTCTTCACCAGGCTGAACAACGTGATCGTGTGGTGGAAGCTCGCCATCATCGTGCTGGTCGTGGTCGCCTTCCTGGTCACCGCGTTCCACGGCGTCAACTTCACCAGCCACGGCTTCGCCCCGTCGGGCCAGCACGGGATCTTCACCGCCATCGCGACCGCCGGCATCACGTTCTCGTTCCTCGGGTTCCGGCAGGGCATCGAACTGGCCGGCGAATCCAGCAACCCGCGCCGCAACGTGCCGTTCGCGGTGATCGGCTCGGTGCTGCTGACCATGGTCATCTACATCGCGCTCCAGATCGCGTTCATCGCCGCCGTACCCGAGGACACCCTCGGTTCCTCCGGCAGCTGGGCGGCGCTGACCTTCAAGGACGCGTTCGGTCCGCTCGCGGCCATCGCCTCGATCCTGGGTCTGACCTGGCTGGCCGTGCTGCTGTACGCCGACGCCATCGTCTCGCCCGGCGACACCGGCCTGATCTACACGGCCATCACGTCCCGGCTCGGGTACGCGATGGCGCACAACGGCAACGCGCCGAAGTCCATCGCCAAGCTGACCCGTACCGGTGTGCCCTGGGTGGCCACCGTTGTGGCGTTCGTGGTCGGCCTGGTCATCTTCCTGCCGTTCCCGAGCTGGCAGCAACTGGTCGGCCTGGTCACCGGCGCCACCGTGCTGTCGTTCGGCTCCGGCCCGCTGGTCTTCGCCGCGCTGCGCCGGGAACTGCCGGAGCACCCCCGGGCGTTCCGGCTCCCGGGCGGGGACACGATCCCCTTCCTGGCCTTCTTCTCCTCGAACATGATCGTGTTCTGGGCGGGCTGGGGCACCAACTGGAAGCTGTTCGTCGGCGTGCTGATCGGCCTGGTGCTGCTGGGCGCCTTCCGGCTCACCGGCTCGGTCCACCTGCCGCACATGAACTGGCGGGCGGGCGTCTGGACGGTGCCGTGGCTCGCCGGGCTGGCCCTGATCAGCTACCTGAGCAGCTACGAGGGGATCGGCGTGATCGGCCTGGGCTGGGGATTCGTGGTGAACCTCGGGTTCAGCGCAGCGATCTACCTGATGGCGTTGCGGACCCGGCTGCCCGGCGAGCGGGTTCGGGAGATCATCGACACGACGCCGCACGACGAGCAGCCGCACTCCTGA
- a CDS encoding glutamate synthase subunit beta, with protein sequence MPDPNGFLRYDRRLPARRPVPVRIQDWREVYPPAQETLIREQATRCMDCGIPFCHDACPLGNRIPDWNDLVRTGAWARAIEALHATNNFPEFTGRLCPAPCEAACVLAVPTGPAPDGPGSVDVGAVTIKQVEVEIINRAYDQGLVPPEPVAPPTGRRVAVVGSGPAGLAAAQQLARAGHAVTVYERDDAIGGLLRYGIPDFKFEKVHLDRRLAQLAAEGVQFRTGVNVGVDVTAGQLRQDHDAVLLACGALAGRDTPATPGRALRGVHQAMEHLVAANRAVASSDAAPPSDATSSPGGPGSDATSSSGGPGSDATSSSGGPGSGATPSSGGVPPASIDAAGRHVVIIGGGDTAADCLGVAHRQGAAGVHQLDLYPEPPQSRDPERDPWPTWPWLLRSYPAHEEGGDRVFAVAVQEFVDDGNGAVRAVRIAEVTVEKRDGQRFLTLLPGSERELPADLVLLAIGFEGTEQQPLLQQFGLSRTARGALDADPGWQTGAPGVFVAGDMHRGASLIVWAIAEGRAAAAAIHAYLGGAGELPAPVAPSSRPLAVL encoded by the coding sequence GTGCCTGACCCCAACGGTTTCCTGCGGTACGACCGGCGGCTGCCGGCCCGCCGGCCGGTGCCGGTGCGCATCCAGGACTGGCGGGAGGTCTACCCGCCGGCGCAGGAGACCCTGATCCGCGAGCAGGCCACCCGGTGCATGGACTGCGGCATCCCGTTCTGCCACGACGCGTGCCCGCTGGGCAACCGCATCCCGGACTGGAACGACCTGGTCCGGACCGGGGCGTGGGCGCGGGCGATCGAGGCGCTGCACGCCACCAACAACTTCCCCGAGTTCACCGGGCGGCTCTGCCCGGCGCCCTGCGAGGCGGCCTGCGTACTGGCCGTGCCGACCGGTCCGGCCCCGGACGGGCCGGGCTCGGTGGACGTGGGCGCCGTGACCATCAAGCAGGTCGAGGTGGAGATCATCAACCGGGCGTACGACCAGGGCCTGGTGCCGCCCGAGCCGGTCGCGCCGCCGACCGGCCGCCGGGTCGCGGTGGTGGGCTCGGGACCGGCCGGCCTGGCCGCGGCGCAGCAACTGGCCCGCGCCGGGCACGCGGTCACGGTGTACGAGCGGGACGACGCGATCGGCGGCCTGCTGCGGTACGGCATCCCCGACTTCAAGTTCGAGAAGGTGCACCTGGACCGCCGGCTGGCCCAGCTCGCGGCCGAGGGCGTGCAGTTCCGCACCGGGGTGAACGTCGGGGTCGACGTCACCGCCGGGCAACTGCGGCAGGACCACGACGCCGTGCTGCTGGCCTGCGGCGCGCTGGCCGGCCGGGACACCCCGGCCACCCCGGGGCGGGCGCTGCGCGGCGTACACCAGGCGATGGAGCACCTGGTGGCGGCCAACCGGGCGGTGGCGTCGTCCGACGCGGCCCCGCCGTCCGACGCGACCTCGTCGCCCGGCGGTCCGGGGTCCGACGCGACCTCGTCGTCCGGCGGTCCGGGGTCCGACGCGACCTCGTCGTCCGGCGGTCCGGGGTCCGGCGCGACCCCGTCGTCCGGCGGTGTGCCGCCCGCCTCGATCGACGCGGCCGGCCGGCACGTGGTGATCATCGGTGGCGGCGACACCGCCGCCGACTGCCTGGGGGTGGCACACCGGCAGGGCGCCGCCGGCGTCCACCAGCTCGACCTGTACCCGGAGCCGCCGCAGTCCCGGGATCCCGAGCGGGACCCGTGGCCGACCTGGCCGTGGCTGCTGCGCAGCTACCCGGCGCACGAGGAGGGCGGCGACCGGGTGTTCGCGGTCGCCGTGCAGGAGTTCGTGGACGACGGCAACGGAGCGGTCCGGGCGGTCCGGATCGCCGAGGTCACCGTGGAGAAGCGGGACGGGCAGCGGTTCCTCACCCTGCTTCCCGGTTCCGAGCGGGAGCTGCCGGCCGACCTGGTGCTGCTGGCCATCGGGTTCGAGGGCACCGAGCAGCAGCCACTGCTGCAGCAGTTCGGGCTGTCCCGCACCGCGCGCGGCGCGCTGGACGCCGACCCGGGTTGGCAGACCGGCGCGCCGGGCGTCTTCGTGGCCGGTGACATGCACCGGGGCGCGTCCCTGATCGTCTGGGCCATCGCCGAGGGCCGTGCGGCCGCCGCGGCCATCCACGCCTACCTGGGTGGCGCCGGCGAGTTGCCGGCCCCCGTGGCGCCGTCGAGCCGCCCGCTCGCGGTGCTCTGA
- a CDS encoding helix-hairpin-helix domain-containing protein, with translation MTLGQALIILLVLLIGLAVGWLIVGKLRGSQSGSADSPTRTDAAPAQPSVGDVPADTDISAQSGGPDPAAPETAVDEPTDAVRDAVADEPATAVEDEPAPQAVEAPAVQTPAVEPTTSQTPAAETPAAPAAEAGVPQPAPAQAGVESAPATPAVPERAAPAAEPAAEDDLRRIEGVGPKMATALRGAGIRTYRQLAGTEVAALRTAVRDAGMRVPASLPTWPQQAAVLAADGPDTADVLPGPGGDEAGV, from the coding sequence GTGACCCTCGGGCAGGCCCTGATCATCCTTTTGGTGCTGCTCATCGGTCTGGCGGTAGGCTGGCTGATTGTTGGCAAGCTCCGTGGATCGCAGAGCGGATCCGCCGACAGTCCAACCCGGACGGACGCCGCACCGGCCCAACCGTCCGTAGGCGACGTACCTGCGGACACCGACATATCCGCGCAGAGCGGCGGACCGGATCCGGCCGCGCCGGAGACCGCCGTCGACGAACCGACCGACGCCGTTCGGGACGCCGTCGCCGACGAGCCGGCCACGGCGGTCGAGGACGAACCCGCCCCGCAGGCCGTCGAAGCACCGGCGGTCCAGACCCCAGCGGTCGAACCGACGACCAGCCAGACCCCGGCCGCCGAGACCCCGGCAGCGCCGGCGGCCGAGGCCGGCGTTCCACAGCCGGCCCCGGCGCAGGCCGGCGTCGAGAGCGCACCGGCCACCCCCGCCGTACCCGAGCGGGCCGCACCGGCAGCGGAGCCGGCGGCCGAGGACGACCTGCGCCGGATCGAGGGCGTCGGCCCGAAGATGGCCACCGCGCTGCGCGGCGCGGGCATCCGGACGTACCGCCAACTCGCCGGCACCGAGGTGGCGGCGCTGCGGACCGCGGTCCGGGACGCCGGCATGCGGGTACCGGCCAGCCTGCCCACCTGGCCGCAACAGGCCGCGGTGCTCGCCGCGGACGGCCCCGACACCGCCGACGTGCTGCCCGGCCCCGGCGGGGACGAGGCCGGCGTCTGA
- a CDS encoding GNAT family N-acetyltransferase → MYAVQLTEDAQLRPLEPWQATEFLAHIERARPTVDPFIPWAGFSTDLDSARATLQRYADMQAADTGRIYGIWLADTLVGGLMFFRFDADGGGCELGCWLEESAQGRGLIGTAARRLLDWAFRERGMHRVEWHTSPQNVRSGNVARRLGMTLEGTLREAYPHGGRRHDTQIWSLLATEWPTPA, encoded by the coding sequence ATGTACGCGGTACAGCTCACCGAGGACGCCCAGCTGCGCCCCCTGGAGCCGTGGCAGGCCACCGAATTCCTCGCGCACATCGAGCGGGCCCGGCCCACCGTCGATCCGTTCATCCCGTGGGCGGGTTTCAGCACCGACCTGGACTCGGCCCGGGCGACCCTGCAGCGGTACGCCGACATGCAGGCGGCCGACACCGGACGGATCTACGGCATCTGGCTGGCGGACACCCTCGTGGGCGGGCTGATGTTCTTCCGGTTCGACGCGGACGGCGGCGGTTGCGAACTGGGATGCTGGCTGGAGGAGTCCGCGCAGGGACGGGGTCTGATCGGCACCGCCGCCCGCCGGCTGCTCGACTGGGCGTTCCGGGAGCGCGGCATGCACCGGGTGGAGTGGCACACGTCCCCGCAGAACGTCCGCAGCGGCAACGTGGCCCGGCGGCTCGGGATGACCCTGGAGGGGACGCTGCGGGAGGCGTACCCGCACGGGGGCCGGCGGCACGACACCCAGATCTGGTCGCTGCTGGCCACCGAGTGGCCCACGCCGGCCTGA